The following proteins are co-located in the Streptomyces sp. DT2A-34 genome:
- a CDS encoding intradiol ring-cleavage dioxygenase, whose amino-acid sequence MTGNHTAEGPKHKRDLTRRKVVVAGAGAAAAVGMGGTLAAGAFAGKTSGSASTGATASSSSSSAEVCYKLTSETTEGPYYIDADKLRQDVTEDQEGIPLTLRLKVIDSETCKPIRNAAVDIWHCNALGVYSGYEDMGSGGGGGGGTPPSGEPTGEPPSGEPSGEPGGGGGGHQEPTDDERYLRGTWKTDRNGQVVFRTVFPGWYQGRCAHIHTKVHVNGTWTDAGYEGGTTCHTGQFFFDEESVLASAEVEPYSTNTTTRTTLDEDTIYPGNGTEGGLLKLKYKKNDIAKGVIATITMGVDPEATHTGQDI is encoded by the coding sequence ATGACGGGAAACCACACGGCCGAAGGGCCGAAACACAAGCGGGACCTCACGCGTCGCAAGGTCGTCGTGGCCGGTGCGGGAGCCGCGGCGGCGGTGGGCATGGGCGGGACGCTCGCGGCGGGTGCCTTCGCGGGTAAGACGAGCGGGTCCGCGTCTACGGGCGCCACCGCGTCGAGCAGCTCGTCGAGCGCCGAGGTCTGCTACAAGCTCACCTCCGAGACGACCGAGGGCCCCTACTACATCGACGCGGACAAGCTCCGCCAGGACGTGACCGAGGACCAGGAGGGCATCCCGCTCACCCTTCGCCTCAAGGTGATCGACTCCGAGACCTGCAAGCCGATCAGGAACGCCGCGGTCGACATCTGGCACTGCAACGCGCTGGGCGTGTATTCGGGCTATGAGGACATGGGCAGCGGCGGCGGTGGCGGGGGCGGCACCCCGCCGTCCGGTGAGCCGACGGGCGAGCCCCCCTCCGGCGAGCCGTCGGGTGAGCCGGGTGGCGGAGGCGGCGGCCACCAGGAGCCGACGGACGACGAGCGGTATCTGCGCGGCACGTGGAAGACGGACAGGAACGGCCAGGTGGTGTTCAGGACGGTCTTCCCGGGCTGGTACCAGGGCCGCTGCGCTCATATCCACACCAAGGTGCATGTGAACGGCACGTGGACGGACGCCGGTTACGAGGGCGGCACCACCTGCCACACCGGTCAGTTCTTCTTCGACGAGGAGAGCGTGCTGGCCTCCGCCGAGGTCGAGCCGTACTCCACCAACACCACCACCCGCACCACGCTCGACGAGGACACCATCTACCCGGGCAACGGGACCGAGGGTGGTCTGCTGAAGCTGAAGTACAAGAAGAACGACATCGCCAAGGGTGTGATCGCCACGATCACGATGGGCGTCGACCCGGAGGCGACCCACACGGGTCAGGACATCTGA
- the aspS gene encoding aspartate--tRNA ligase, protein MHRYRSHTCGELRSSDVGTDVRLSGWLHNRRDLGGILFIDLRDHYGITQLVARPGTPAYEALDKLSKESTLRVDGKVVSRGAENINPDLPTGEIEVEVGEVELLGAAAPLPFTINTEDGVNEERRLEYRFLDLRRERMHRNILLRTSVISAIRHKMTALGFNEMATPILSATSPEGARDFVVPSRLNPGKFYALPQAPQQFKQLLMISGFDRYFQIAPCFRDEDARADRSPGEFYQLDVEMSFVEQEDVFRPIEQLMTELFEEFGGGRHVTSPFPRIPFREAMLKYGSDKPDLRAQLELVDITDIFEGSEFKAFAGKHVRALAVPDVSAQPRKFFDQLGDFAVSQGAKGLAWVRVAEDGSLSGPIAKFLTEENVAELTKRLSLAAGHAVFFGAGEFDEVSKIMGAVRVEAAKRAGHFEEGVFRFCWIVDFPMYEKDEETGAIDFSHNPFSMPQGGLEALETQDPLDILGWQYDIVCNGVELSSGAIRNHEPEIMLKAFEIAGYDRETVEEKFAGMLRAFRFGAPPHGGIAPGVDRIVMLLADEPNIRETIAFPLNGNAQDLMMGAPTELEEARLKELHLSVRKPQPK, encoded by the coding sequence ATGCATCGGTACAGGTCCCACACCTGCGGCGAGCTCCGCTCCTCTGACGTCGGCACCGACGTCCGGCTGAGTGGCTGGCTGCACAATCGGCGCGACCTGGGCGGCATCCTCTTCATCGATCTGCGCGACCACTACGGCATCACGCAGCTCGTCGCCCGTCCCGGCACGCCCGCGTACGAGGCCCTCGACAAGCTCTCCAAGGAGTCGACCCTCCGCGTCGACGGCAAGGTCGTCTCCCGCGGCGCCGAGAACATCAACCCCGACCTGCCGACCGGTGAGATCGAGGTCGAGGTCGGCGAGGTCGAGCTGCTCGGCGCGGCCGCCCCGCTGCCCTTCACGATCAACACCGAGGACGGGGTCAACGAGGAGCGGCGCCTGGAGTACCGCTTCCTGGACCTGCGCCGCGAGCGCATGCACCGCAACATCCTGCTGCGTACGTCGGTCATCTCGGCGATCCGGCACAAGATGACGGCGCTGGGCTTCAATGAGATGGCGACGCCGATCCTGTCCGCGACCTCCCCCGAGGGCGCCCGTGACTTCGTCGTCCCCTCCCGCCTGAACCCGGGCAAGTTCTACGCCCTGCCGCAGGCCCCGCAGCAGTTCAAGCAGCTGCTGATGATCTCCGGATTCGACCGCTACTTCCAGATCGCGCCCTGCTTCCGCGACGAGGACGCCCGTGCGGACCGCTCGCCGGGCGAGTTCTACCAGCTCGACGTCGAGATGAGCTTCGTCGAGCAGGAGGACGTCTTCCGTCCGATCGAGCAGTTGATGACCGAGCTGTTCGAGGAGTTCGGCGGCGGCCGCCACGTCACCTCGCCGTTCCCGCGGATCCCGTTCCGCGAGGCGATGCTGAAGTACGGCTCCGACAAGCCGGACCTGCGCGCCCAGCTGGAGCTCGTCGACATCACCGACATCTTCGAGGGCTCGGAGTTCAAGGCGTTCGCCGGCAAGCACGTGCGGGCGCTGGCGGTGCCGGACGTCTCCGCGCAGCCCCGGAAGTTCTTCGACCAGCTCGGTGACTTCGCGGTCTCGCAGGGCGCGAAGGGCCTGGCCTGGGTGCGGGTGGCCGAGGACGGCTCGCTGTCCGGCCCGATCGCCAAGTTCCTCACCGAGGAGAACGTCGCCGAGCTGACCAAGCGCCTCTCGCTCGCCGCCGGTCATGCCGTGTTCTTCGGCGCGGGCGAGTTCGACGAGGTCTCGAAGATCATGGGCGCGGTGCGGGTCGAGGCCGCCAAGCGTGCCGGGCACTTCGAGGAGGGCGTCTTCCGGTTCTGCTGGATCGTCGACTTCCCGATGTACGAGAAGGACGAGGAGACCGGCGCGATCGACTTCTCGCACAACCCGTTCTCCATGCCGCAGGGCGGTCTGGAGGCCCTGGAGACCCAGGACCCGCTGGACATCCTGGGCTGGCAGTACGACATCGTCTGCAACGGTGTCGAGCTGTCCTCCGGCGCGATCCGGAACCACGAGCCCGAGATCATGCTCAAGGCCTTCGAGATCGCGGGTTACGACCGCGAGACCGTCGAGGAGAAGTTCGCCGGCATGCTGCGCGCCTTCCGCTTCGGCGCCCCGCCGCACGGCGGTATCGCCCCCGGCGTCGACCGCATCGTGATGCTGCTGGCCGACGAGCCCAACATCCGCGAGACCATCGCCTTCCCGCTCAACGGCAACGCCCAGGACCTGATGATGGGCGCGCCGACGGAGCTGGAGGAGGCGCGGCTGAAGGAGCTGCACCTGTCGGTGCGCAAGCCGCAGCCGAAGTAG
- a CDS encoding SpoIIE family protein phosphatase yields the protein MRTGEALPAVGEVLAALATGLWHWNTATGLVTVDAEAARLLGLPAEQATLSQAQVRSRLHPVDWNEISGVIQLAVAEGTLGEVRVRIMDERGRVVRVGRSRFHASFDREKRSYEVTGSLQEVTEPTPGTPAGRTAVTGDWRRSREAFLLDAGRALAEARSTAEVLRVAAGLSMPGFSPDGLAVFGVTGDRLTIIGHHGHQPGDESPFTHMALDTDYPAAEVVRTGRAVYLSSPEKYKERYPVTWPLAAHFNRQSWAFLPLTVAGRTMGAWMAAFTYPVAFTPDERSVLTTVARMLAQALSRAEAAESARELTDGLQRSMLPKLGPEIPGMSIAARYVPTGGGLQVGGDWYDMIPLPSGRFALVIGDVQGHDVRAAGLMGQLRIALRAYASEGHRPDAVLSRASRFLHGMTFGSLDEDPSDLRFATCLYVEVDPTTGLLDIARAGHPDPAIRMSDGTVLARPTAGGLPLGIDPDADYPTTRISLEPGETMLICTDGLIETGGHDLETGWKRIRAILEEHDGDLEALADALVQAVHGPSSHHTTGPLADRREDDIAVLLLCREGEGCGCGAPVAVRPTIRRTMMSVAQAEPERVAVARQQLRELLHDWASEDQVDSAVLLLSETLTNVLVHTDADALLLAEVRGEPGDRRIRVEVTDTSDDLPHKRRPGELASSGRGLMLIELLAQAWGVDPRGEGKSIWFELYEAVGADGSVGADGSGGADGSGGSGLA from the coding sequence ATGCGCACTGGTGAGGCCCTGCCCGCCGTGGGGGAGGTTCTCGCCGCCCTCGCGACCGGACTGTGGCACTGGAACACCGCCACGGGACTGGTCACAGTCGACGCGGAGGCGGCACGGCTGCTCGGGCTGCCCGCCGAGCAGGCCACGCTCAGCCAGGCCCAGGTGCGCTCCCGCCTGCACCCGGTGGACTGGAACGAGATCAGCGGAGTGATCCAGCTCGCCGTCGCCGAAGGCACCCTCGGCGAGGTGCGGGTACGGATCATGGACGAGCGGGGCCGGGTCGTCCGGGTCGGCCGCAGCCGCTTCCACGCCTCCTTCGACCGCGAGAAGCGGTCGTACGAGGTGACGGGCTCCCTCCAGGAGGTCACCGAACCGACGCCGGGCACCCCCGCCGGGCGTACGGCGGTCACCGGCGACTGGCGGCGCTCGCGGGAGGCGTTCCTGCTGGACGCGGGCCGGGCGCTGGCCGAGGCCCGGTCCACGGCGGAGGTGCTGCGGGTCGCGGCCGGTCTGTCGATGCCGGGCTTCTCACCGGACGGCCTCGCGGTGTTCGGGGTCACGGGCGACCGCCTGACGATCATCGGCCACCACGGCCACCAGCCCGGCGACGAGAGCCCCTTCACACACATGGCCCTGGACACGGACTACCCGGCCGCCGAGGTCGTCCGCACCGGCCGTGCCGTCTACCTCTCCTCGCCCGAGAAGTACAAGGAGCGCTATCCGGTCACCTGGCCGCTCGCCGCGCACTTCAACCGCCAGTCCTGGGCCTTCCTGCCGCTGACCGTGGCCGGCCGCACGATGGGCGCCTGGATGGCGGCCTTCACCTATCCGGTGGCGTTCACGCCGGACGAGCGGTCGGTGCTGACGACGGTGGCCCGGATGCTCGCCCAGGCCCTGTCCCGCGCCGAGGCCGCCGAGTCCGCACGGGAACTGACGGACGGCCTCCAGCGCTCGATGCTGCCCAAGCTGGGCCCCGAGATACCGGGCATGAGCATCGCCGCCCGCTATGTCCCGACCGGCGGCGGGCTCCAGGTCGGCGGCGACTGGTACGACATGATCCCGCTCCCGAGCGGCCGCTTCGCCCTGGTCATCGGCGACGTCCAGGGCCATGACGTCCGCGCGGCGGGCCTGATGGGCCAGCTCCGCATCGCGCTGCGCGCCTACGCCTCCGAGGGCCATCGCCCCGACGCCGTCCTCTCCCGCGCCTCCCGCTTCCTGCACGGCATGACGTTCGGCTCCCTCGACGAGGACCCGTCCGACCTGCGCTTCGCGACCTGCCTGTACGTCGAGGTCGACCCCACGACCGGTCTGCTGGACATCGCCCGCGCCGGCCACCCGGACCCGGCGATCCGTATGAGCGACGGCACGGTGCTGGCCCGCCCGACGGCCGGCGGCCTCCCGCTCGGCATCGATCCGGACGCCGACTACCCGACGACCAGGATCTCCCTGGAACCCGGCGAGACCATGCTGATCTGCACGGACGGCCTGATCGAGACCGGCGGCCACGACCTGGAGACCGGCTGGAAGCGCATCCGCGCGATCCTCGAGGAGCACGACGGCGACCTGGAAGCGCTCGCCGACGCCCTTGTCCAGGCCGTGCACGGTCCGTCCTCCCACCACACCACCGGCCCGCTCGCCGACCGGCGCGAGGACGACATAGCGGTGCTGCTGCTGTGCCGGGAGGGAGAGGGCTGCGGCTGCGGCGCCCCGGTGGCCGTCCGGCCGACGATCCGCCGCACCATGATGTCGGTGGCCCAGGCGGAGCCGGAGCGGGTGGCGGTGGCCCGGCAGCAGCTGCGGGAGCTGCTGCACGACTGGGCGTCCGAGGACCAGGTGGACTCGGCCGTCCTGCTCCTGTCCGAGACGCTCACGAACGTCCTCGTGCACACCGACGCCGACGCCCTGCTCCTCGCCGAGGTGCGGGGCGAGCCGGGGGACCGCCGGATCCGGGTCGAGGTGACGGACACCAGCGACGACCTGCCGCACAAGCGCCGCCCCGGGGAACTGGCGTCGTCCGGGCGGGGCCTGATGCTGATCGAGCTGCTGGCCCAGGCGTGGGGAGTGGACCCCCGGGGCGAGGGCAAGAGCATCTGGTTCGAGCTCTACGAGGCCGTGGGCGCCGATGGTTCGGTGGGCGCGGACGGTTCCGGGGGCGCGGACGGCTCGGGCGGCTCCGGGCTCGCGTAA
- a CDS encoding AI-2E family transporter produces MQDSAPLLSDPVRRLAAWCVVVLLVAGVVYVGIRLAVEFRTAVVPVLLALLGTALLGPLHRRLVKAKVNRSVAAGLTCVAVVAVVGGAVYIVVAAIVDTGDQIVAALKQAAKDLAEHFGAAGTSLDDLATNAKELLTDFGGTAASGVISGVSVVGESIAMAVLALLLVFFFLRDSDRAAGTLRSVVPRGGGDVVEAMARRAFQAVEGFMRGTTFIALIDALCITVGLLVLDVPGAVGLGAFVFVGAYIPYLGAFVSGAVAVLVALADRGFVIALWVLGLVLAVQVLEGHVLQPVIQSRTVQMHPAVVMVAITAGASVAGVLGMLLAVPLTAAAFGVVRELQDRYASPEPPEPSAPPEPSAPTEPSAPTAS; encoded by the coding sequence GTGCAGGATTCCGCCCCGCTGCTCTCCGACCCCGTCCGGCGGCTCGCCGCCTGGTGTGTCGTCGTGCTGTTGGTCGCCGGGGTCGTCTATGTCGGGATCCGGCTGGCCGTGGAGTTCCGTACGGCCGTCGTGCCCGTGCTGCTCGCGCTGCTCGGGACGGCGCTGCTCGGGCCGCTGCACCGGCGGCTGGTGAAGGCCAAGGTGAACCGGTCCGTCGCCGCCGGGCTCACCTGTGTGGCCGTCGTGGCCGTCGTCGGCGGAGCCGTGTACATCGTCGTCGCCGCGATCGTCGACACCGGCGACCAGATCGTCGCCGCGCTCAAGCAGGCGGCCAAGGATCTCGCCGAGCACTTCGGGGCCGCCGGGACCTCGCTGGACGACCTCGCCACCAACGCCAAGGAGCTGCTCACCGACTTCGGGGGGACGGCCGCATCCGGGGTCATCAGCGGGGTGAGTGTCGTCGGGGAGAGCATCGCCATGGCCGTGCTCGCGCTGCTGCTCGTCTTCTTCTTCCTGCGGGACTCCGACCGGGCCGCCGGCACCTTGCGGTCCGTCGTTCCGCGTGGGGGCGGGGACGTCGTCGAGGCCATGGCCAGGCGGGCCTTCCAGGCGGTGGAGGGGTTCATGCGGGGAACCACCTTCATCGCCCTCATCGACGCCCTGTGCATCACCGTCGGGCTGCTCGTCCTCGACGTCCCTGGTGCGGTCGGGCTCGGTGCGTTCGTCTTCGTCGGGGCCTACATCCCCTATCTCGGCGCCTTCGTCTCGGGGGCCGTCGCCGTGCTGGTCGCGCTCGCCGACCGGGGGTTCGTCATCGCGCTGTGGGTGCTGGGGCTCGTGCTCGCCGTGCAGGTCCTGGAAGGGCATGTGCTGCAGCCCGTGATCCAGAGCCGGACCGTGCAGATGCACCCGGCCGTCGTCATGGTGGCGATCACCGCGGGGGCGTCCGTGGCCGGAGTCCTCGGCATGCTGCTGGCCGTACCGCTGACCGCCGCGGCCTTCGGCGTCGTACGCGAACTGCAGGACCGTTACGCGAGCCCGGAGCCGCCCGAGCCGTCCGCGCCCCCGGAACCGTCCGCGCCCACCGAACCATCGGCGCCCACGGCCTCGTAG
- a CDS encoding pirin family protein encodes MPAVTVENPLTLPRVAAPAEAVARPVLAVTTAPSGFEGEGFPVRRAFAGINYRHLDPFIMMDQMGEVDYAPGEPKGTPWHPHRGFETVTYIIDGIFDHQDSNGGGGTITNGDTQWMTAGSGLLHIEAPPEALVMSGGLFHGLQLWVNLPARDKMMAPRYQDIRGGNVQLLTSPDGGALLRVIAGELDGHQGPGITHTPITMIHASLAPGAEISLPWREDFNGLAYVLAGRGAVGAERRPIHLGQTAVFGDGGSLTVRADEKQDSHTPGLEVVLLGGQPIREPMAHYGPFVMNTREELQQAFEDFQKGRLGTIPAVHGMTEGGPRS; translated from the coding sequence ATGCCTGCAGTGACCGTCGAGAACCCGCTGACGCTGCCGCGCGTCGCCGCGCCCGCGGAGGCAGTGGCCCGTCCCGTGCTCGCCGTCACGACCGCGCCGAGCGGTTTCGAGGGCGAGGGCTTCCCGGTGCGCCGGGCGTTCGCCGGGATCAACTACCGCCACCTGGACCCGTTCATCATGATGGACCAGATGGGCGAGGTGGACTACGCGCCGGGCGAGCCCAAGGGCACCCCCTGGCACCCGCACCGCGGCTTCGAGACCGTCACGTACATCATCGACGGGATCTTCGACCACCAGGACTCCAACGGCGGCGGTGGAACCATCACCAACGGCGACACGCAGTGGATGACCGCGGGTTCGGGCCTCCTGCACATCGAGGCCCCGCCGGAGGCGCTCGTCATGTCCGGCGGTCTCTTCCACGGCCTGCAGCTGTGGGTGAACCTCCCGGCCAGGGACAAGATGATGGCGCCGCGCTACCAGGACATCCGCGGCGGCAACGTCCAGCTGCTGACGTCCCCGGACGGCGGTGCGCTGCTGCGCGTCATCGCGGGTGAGCTGGACGGCCACCAGGGCCCCGGTATCACCCACACCCCGATCACGATGATCCACGCGAGCCTCGCCCCGGGCGCGGAGATCAGCCTGCCGTGGCGCGAGGACTTCAACGGCCTCGCGTACGTCCTCGCCGGACGGGGTGCGGTGGGTGCGGAACGCCGCCCGATCCACCTCGGCCAGACCGCGGTCTTCGGTGACGGCGGCTCGCTGACGGTCCGCGCCGACGAGAAGCAGGACTCCCACACGCCGGGCCTGGAGGTCGTGCTGCTGGGCGGGCAGCCGATCCGCGAGCCGATGGCCCACTACGGCCCGTTCGTGATGAACACGCGGGAAGAGCTCCAGCAGGCCTTCGAGGACTTCCAGAAGGGTCGGCTGGGGACGATCCCCGCCGTCCACGGAATGACCGAGGGCGGGCCGCGGAGCTGA
- a CDS encoding YncE family protein, with product MRSTSAATALAVLFSSAALSVVAAGPASAASAVVTQPVGLVADGALQRVFVADQDNGRILATDYSGTLVDVNVGFGRPSDLALSDDGLTLYAVLPTTHEIVAVDAATLDVRTRYDLGAGVDPREAAFAGGRLWFSYRTTDESGFHGNLGVIDPAAPDAAAAVTLGQLPEGVAPYYNAGILDADPSSPGLLAFHDSGDRAGAINLLDVSGATPQVVAKTDSDRWTLDIDLMPGASQVLWNGYRKLNYADGAFTEVAGLTETGWHGDVSPGGLIAQAYDRHVNIYKAGSATPVRRFDAGTSSMGEVTWAPDSSRVFALAGNSDNTYTLKAFTGPALSVPTLTVNAPASATRAKQLTVTGKLTANVPFAAGTRLTVTRTDLESPNGKALPAVTVKADGTYSFTDTPPAGGKVKYTVKYAGDAEHTAASASDTVEVSRATTSLSLNNNGKLYSYGTDVKFTAHLGTTYKNRSVEIWADPFGGDKPKKLIRSGTVNSDGNIAAWVDMTRDTAVTAVFKGDARYKPKTVKVTAYAKVKVSTAVSRHYKTAKIGTRTYYWFRKSTDPLLTTTMTYYPGRQQRFDLQVYYQGSWYSADSQYFPLGTNGKSAVTLEAPGESGIRARMRSVYVNGSSGDSVNSTTYGSWKYLYFSN from the coding sequence ATGCGCAGCACCTCGGCCGCGACGGCGCTCGCGGTCCTCTTCAGCTCGGCGGCGCTGAGCGTCGTGGCGGCGGGGCCGGCGTCGGCCGCGTCCGCCGTCGTCACCCAGCCCGTCGGTCTGGTCGCGGACGGCGCGCTTCAGCGCGTCTTCGTGGCGGACCAGGACAACGGACGGATCCTGGCCACCGACTACAGCGGCACCCTGGTCGACGTGAACGTCGGCTTCGGCCGCCCCAGCGACCTCGCGCTCTCGGACGACGGTCTCACCCTGTACGCGGTCCTGCCGACGACCCACGAGATCGTGGCCGTCGACGCGGCCACGCTGGACGTCAGGACCCGCTACGACCTCGGCGCCGGCGTCGACCCGCGTGAGGCCGCCTTCGCGGGCGGGCGACTGTGGTTCTCGTACCGGACGACGGACGAGAGCGGCTTCCACGGCAACCTGGGCGTCATCGACCCCGCCGCCCCCGACGCGGCCGCCGCGGTGACCCTCGGACAGCTCCCGGAGGGTGTCGCCCCGTACTACAACGCGGGCATCCTCGACGCGGACCCGTCCTCACCCGGTCTGCTCGCCTTCCACGACAGCGGCGACCGCGCGGGCGCGATCAACCTCCTCGACGTCTCCGGCGCCACCCCGCAGGTGGTCGCCAAGACGGACAGCGATCGCTGGACCCTGGACATCGACCTGATGCCCGGCGCCTCCCAGGTGCTGTGGAACGGCTACCGGAAGCTGAACTACGCCGACGGCGCCTTCACGGAGGTCGCGGGCCTCACGGAGACCGGCTGGCACGGCGACGTCTCGCCGGGCGGCCTGATCGCCCAGGCCTACGACCGCCACGTCAACATCTACAAGGCGGGCTCCGCCACGCCGGTACGCCGCTTCGACGCCGGGACCTCCAGCATGGGCGAGGTGACCTGGGCCCCCGACTCCTCCCGGGTGTTCGCCCTGGCCGGCAACTCGGACAACACGTACACCCTGAAGGCGTTCACGGGCCCGGCGCTCAGCGTGCCGACCCTCACGGTCAACGCGCCCGCGTCCGCGACCCGCGCCAAGCAGCTCACGGTCACCGGCAAACTCACGGCGAACGTGCCGTTCGCGGCCGGCACCCGGCTGACCGTCACCCGCACCGACCTGGAGAGCCCGAATGGCAAGGCGCTGCCCGCGGTCACGGTCAAGGCGGACGGCACCTACTCCTTCACCGACACACCGCCGGCCGGCGGCAAGGTCAAGTACACGGTGAAGTACGCGGGCGACGCCGAGCACACGGCGGCGAGCGCCTCCGACACCGTCGAGGTCTCCCGCGCCACGACCTCGCTCAGCCTGAACAACAACGGCAAGCTGTACAGCTACGGCACCGACGTCAAGTTCACCGCGCACCTCGGCACGACGTACAAGAACCGCTCGGTGGAGATCTGGGCCGACCCGTTCGGCGGGGACAAGCCCAAGAAGCTGATCAGGAGCGGGACGGTCAACTCCGACGGCAACATCGCCGCCTGGGTGGACATGACCCGGGACACCGCCGTCACGGCCGTCTTCAAGGGCGACGCGCGGTACAAGCCGAAGACGGTGAAGGTCACCGCGTACGCCAAGGTGAAGGTCTCCACCGCCGTCTCCAGGCACTACAAGACGGCGAAGATCGGCACGAGGACGTACTACTGGTTCCGCAAGAGCACCGACCCGCTGCTCACCACGACGATGACCTACTACCCGGGCCGCCAGCAGCGCTTCGACCTGCAGGTCTACTACCAGGGCTCGTGGTACTCGGCGGACTCGCAGTACTTCCCGCTCGGTACGAACGGGAAGTCGGCCGTGACCCTGGAGGCGCCCGGTGAGTCGGGCATCCGGGCGCGGATGCGGTCGGTGTACGTCAACGGCTCGTCCGGCGACAGCGTGAACTCGACGACGTACGGGTCCTGGAAGTACCTGTACTTCAGCAACTGA
- a CDS encoding SseB family protein: protein MYGYDQNVGAQQGYAPPQQPMAGGVGGYGQQPPLYPEPSPPSLADAVRAFTTGQMSAEDFQQVFATSKVYCPRGDNPGFLALHNTQQPVIPMFTSLKELRRYAGKESKYFVITGAEVIDLLPTGYGFVLDMEGEHRMVFDAKAVEQMVEFAMRRMYG, encoded by the coding sequence ATGTACGGCTACGACCAGAACGTCGGCGCACAGCAGGGGTACGCCCCGCCGCAGCAGCCCATGGCCGGCGGCGTCGGCGGGTACGGCCAGCAGCCCCCGCTCTACCCCGAGCCGTCCCCGCCCTCGCTCGCGGACGCGGTGCGGGCCTTCACCACCGGGCAGATGTCCGCCGAGGACTTCCAGCAGGTCTTCGCCACGTCGAAGGTCTACTGCCCGCGCGGCGACAACCCCGGCTTCCTCGCCCTGCACAACACCCAGCAGCCGGTGATCCCGATGTTCACCTCGCTCAAGGAGCTGCGGCGGTACGCGGGCAAGGAGTCCAAGTACTTCGTCATCACCGGCGCCGAGGTGATCGACCTGCTGCCGACCGGCTACGGCTTCGTCCTGGACATGGAGGGCGAGCACCGCATGGTCTTCGACGCGAAGGCCGTGGAGCAGATGGTCGAGTTCGCGATGCGCCGGATGTACGGCTAG
- a CDS encoding intradiol ring-cleavage dioxygenase, translating to MSRHHDDEVHEHDRGLSYDLPVLARRRMIRLMAGASLVPLVGCTSEEETSTSSSAPTSDSSSAECATIPDETAGPFPGDGSNGVNVLKESGVVRSDITKSFGDSAGGTAEGVPLTVTLTVVDAASGCGTPKKGAAVYIWHCDRDGNYSLYSEGVTDENYLRGVQETDDKGQVTFKSIFPGCYTGRWPHIHFEVYGSLADATAATSITNTSQLAFPKDVCDTVYATDGYRRSVTNLSELSLETDGIFSDGYDQQMATMKGSPAEGYTATLTVPV from the coding sequence ATGAGCCGACATCACGACGACGAGGTCCACGAGCACGACAGAGGACTCTCGTACGACCTTCCCGTCCTCGCCCGCCGCCGGATGATCCGGCTCATGGCGGGCGCGAGCCTGGTACCGCTGGTGGGCTGCACCTCCGAGGAGGAGACCTCGACGTCATCCTCGGCGCCCACCTCCGACTCCTCGTCCGCCGAGTGCGCCACCATTCCCGACGAGACCGCCGGCCCCTTCCCCGGCGACGGCTCGAACGGCGTGAACGTCCTGAAGGAGAGCGGTGTCGTCCGCAGCGACATCACCAAGAGCTTCGGCGACTCCGCGGGCGGCACCGCCGAGGGCGTCCCCCTGACCGTCACCCTCACGGTCGTGGACGCCGCCTCCGGCTGCGGGACGCCGAAGAAGGGCGCCGCCGTCTATATCTGGCACTGCGACCGGGACGGCAACTACTCCCTCTACTCCGAGGGCGTCACCGACGAGAACTACCTGCGGGGCGTCCAGGAGACCGACGACAAGGGCCAGGTCACCTTCAAGAGCATCTTCCCGGGCTGCTACACGGGCCGCTGGCCGCACATCCACTTCGAGGTCTACGGCAGCCTGGCCGACGCCACGGCCGCGACCTCCATCACCAACACCTCACAGCTCGCGTTCCCGAAGGACGTCTGCGACACGGTGTACGCCACGGACGGCTACCGCCGGAGCGTGACGAACCTGAGCGAGCTGTCCCTGGAGACGGACGGCATTTTCAGCGACGGCTACGACCAGCAGATGGCCACCATGAAGGGGAGCCCGGCGGAGGGGTACACGGCGACGCTGACGGTTCCGGTGTGA